One genomic region from Macaca mulatta isolate MMU2019108-1 chromosome 20, T2T-MMU8v2.0, whole genome shotgun sequence encodes:
- the FLYWCH2 gene encoding FLYWCH family member 2 yields the protein MPLPEPSEQEGESVKAGQEPSPEPGTEVVPAAPRKPRKFSKLVLLTASKDSTKVAGAKRKGVHCVMSLGVPGPATLAKALLQIHPEAQRAIEAAPQEPEQKRSRQDPGADRTEDSALAAGPPEAAGENSAPCPVAPGKSL from the exons ATGCCCCTGCCTGAGCCCAGCGAGCAGGAGGGTGAGAGTGTGAAGGCTGGCCAGGAGCCATCCCCCGAGCCAGGCACCGAAGTCGTCCCGGCAGCCCCCAGGAAGCCCAGAAAGTTCTCCAAACTGGTCCTGCTCACAGCCTCCAAAGACAGCACCAAGGTGGCGGGGGCCAAACGCAAGGGCGTGCACTGCGTCATGTCCCTGGGGGTGCCCGGCCCTGCCACCCTTGCCAAGGCCCTCCTCCAGATCCACCCCGAGGCCCAGCGGGCCATTGAGGCAGCCCCTCAAGAGCCTGAGCAGAAACGCAGCAGGCAGGACCCAG GCGCAGATAGAACAGAAGACAGTGCATTAGCAGCGGGGCCTCCTGAGGCTGCTGGGGAGAACTCCGCCCCCTGCCCTGTGGCACCTGGCAAGTCCCTGTAA